Sequence from the Microbacterium sp. AZCO genome:
TTCGCCGACGAGATCGACGCGATCCACACCGTTGCTAAGGGCCGCCTGCTTGGCCAGGAGGGAGCAATCGCGATTCATCCACGTGCGCTACTTGAGTACTTTGGCGCAGTCCCTTTCGGAAGTGAGTACACAGGTCTGCTATCGATGGCCATGAACAGGGACTTTCAGGTCCGGGTCTTTAGCGGTGCCTAGCGATCAGGGACTGGGCCGCGCCCGCACCCTGTTTCGCCTTGAGCAAGGGGGCTGCGAGCGGGCTACGTCACCGAGGTCGACGGCACTCAGCTGGCCCTGATCGAGCACCCCGCAGCGGAAACCCCACGGTGCCCGCTGAGGGATCCTTGCGGGCGGCGTTCCCCCACAGCTCTCAAAGGATCGCGATGCCGTTGGCGGCGAGCCAGACCGCGAGGAGTAGGAGCAGGATCGTCGTGATGACGGAGTTTCGGCGGATGAGCCAGAGGCGCAGGACTTCCAGCAGCCGGTGCAGGCGAGTGCCGGCGATCAGGTAGGCGGCGACGGGAATTAGGACGGTCGACGTCGCGACGATCGTGAAGACCGCGATCGCGATGACGGTCTCGGTCGGACTCAGTTCTGCGGCGCCGAGCTCGATGCCGGCGCTCGCCGTGAGAAGGAGATTCTTGGGGCTCAGTGGGATCAGGACGACGCCGGCGAGGCAGGCGACAGGGAACGACATGCTGTCGACCGCCTTGATCCACGCCGGGAGCCGCGGTGCCGCGCCGCGGCGCGGCTGGCGCACCCACGACACGATAGCGAGCACGACGGCCGAAGCGGCCAGCACGAGTTGGATCACGCCCTGCACCGGCCGCGGGCCCTGGAGAGCGTCGGCGGGGAGACGGTCGGCGATGAGCGTGACAACCGAGACGACGATCGCGATGCTCGCAGCCCAGCCGACGAGAAGCGCCACACCGGCCGTCCGGGCGCGCCGTCCGAGCAGGAGGGCCAGCACCGCGATGATCGGCACCGGGCTCGCGGCGACTCCGAGCGCGAGCGAGACCGTCGCACCGTTCACCGGTCACCACATCCCCCCAGATGAACCGCAGGCCCCCGGCCCGCGAAGAACGAGTCTCGCCTATCGAGGGTGAGCGCGGGCGCATTGTGACCGAGCGTTGCGCATCCGGAACCGCGTGAGCCCTACCGTGACACGCGTGACAGCAACGACCTCGCCTCGCCCTCGACGCCGGACGGGAGGGCTCGGCCGCCCCACCGGACGCGACGTCGTCTCCGGATTCGTCACAGGCCTCTTCTCGATTCCCGAGGGCATGGCTTACGCGAGCATCGGGAACTTCTCCGCCCCGCTCGGTCTGTGGTCGGGCATCGTGCCGACGATCGTCGGCTCGATGTTCACCCGCACCGTGCTCATGGTGACGACGCTGACGAGCGCGATCGCTCTCACATCGCAGAGTGTGCTGAAGGGTGCCGGCCTCGACCCGGGCGACCTAGGCGCTGTCGCGACGCTGACGGTCATGGTCGGCGTGGTGATGCTCGTCATGGGGCTCCTCAAGCTGGGCTCGGTCATGTCGTACGTGTCGACGGCGGTCATGACGGGCTTCACGACGGGGATCGCGCTGCAGATCATCGCGGGCGTCATCCACGACGCGACGGGCTACTCGCCGCAGAGCTCGAACACGGTCGGGAAGATCGTCGACGCGGTCGCGAACATCGACCAGTGGCAGCTCGCCTCGGTGCTCGTCTCCGCGGCCACGATCGGCGTGTGGGTCGTCGTGCGCTTCATCAAGCCGATCCGCTCCCTCGCGACCCTCGTCGCGCTCCTCGTCGTGACGGTCCCGGTCGCGCTCCTCGGCCTGGACGTCGAGTACGTGTCCGACATCGCGACGATCCCGCGCGCGCTGCCGCCGCTGAGTCTCCCCGACATCGCCGCGATCCCCGCCCTGATGACGGGCGCGGTAGCCGTCGCGCTCGTCGCGCTCGCGCAGGCGGCGGGCATCAGCGCCGCCGTCGGCAATCCAGACGGCACCCGATCGGATGCCTCGAAGGACTTCACTGCCCAGGGCCTGGCCAACATCGCGGGCGGGTTCTTCTCGGCGCTCCCGACGGGCGGTTCGATGTCGCGCACCGGCGTCGCGACGAGCGCGGGAGCGCGCACCCGCTGGTCCGGCATCTTCGCGGGACTCTGGCTCGCACTCATCGTGCTCCTGGTGGGTCCGTTCGCGGGCTATATCCCGATGCCCGTCATCGGCGGCCTCATGTTCGTCATCGGCGGCGAGCTCGTGGCGGGGCGCTGGGACGACATCGTGCTCGTCTTCCGCACGTCGGCGCTCTCGGCGGCCGCGCTCGTCGTGACCTTCGCGGCGACGACGGCCCTTCCGCTGCAGCAGGCGATCTTCATCGGCGCGGGACTCTCCATCATCCTCAGTGTCGTCGCCCTCTCTCGCACTGGGCGCATCCTCGAGGTCGTCCGGCAGGGCGACGGCTGGATCGTCGAGAACCCGCCGCAGAGCCTGCCTAGCCACCGCACGACGGTGCTGCACTACACGGGCGGCAGCATCTTCGCCGAGGTCAACCGGCTGCAGGAGGATTGGCCCCTCGTGAAGGGGACGACGGATGCCGCGATCGTGCTGTCGATGCGCGGCTCCCCCATGGTCCCCTCGGCCACGTTCCTCAAGGCGCTCGACCAGATCGTCGCCGACCTGCGCGCGGAGGGCATCTCGCTCGTCCTGTGCGGCGTGCCGCCGAAATTCGCCGAGCTCCTCACCCACACGGGACGGCTCACGCACCTCGGTCCGGAGAACGTCGTCATCGAGACGCCGCGGCTGGCCGAGTCGCTCGAGACGGCGTATGCGCGAGCAGAAACGTTGCGGACGGAGGCGCGGAACGAGGCATCCCGAGACCCCAAGGGGGCCTGATGGCGCTCTCACTCGCTACGGGTGAGTGCGCTGCATCACTCGACCCGCTGTGGCGGTGTTGTCGATAGACAGAGACCAAGGCTTGAGCACCCGGGGGGCGTGCCATCGCACTGCGCCCTCCCGATTCGAGGAGAGACGATGACGGACGAATCAGTGATCGGCGCCCCGCTTCCGCCGGCGAGGACGCTTCCCTTCCCGCCGAAGCCCTCGGGCAGCTACGCGGGGCGCACCCTCGCGGAGTCGACGTACGCGCCGCTGCCGCCGGAGCGGCACCTCGCCGAGGATGCGCCGAACGTGCTCGTCGTGCTCATCGACGACGCCGGCCCCGCGCTTCCCGCGCCGCTGGGCGGCAAGGTCGCCACGCCGACGCTCGAGCGGATCCGCGAGGGCGGCGTCGGCTACAACCGCTTCCACACGACGGCGATGTGCTCGCCCACCCGCGCGTCGCTGCTGACCGGGCGCAACCACCACCGCGTGGGGGCGGGGCAGATCGCCGAGCTCGCCGCCGACTGGGACGGATACTCGGGGCACATCCCGAAGAGCAGCGCGACGATGGCCGAGGTGCTGCGCAACTACGGCTACTCGACGGCGGCGTGGGGCAAGTGGCACAACACCCCCGCCGAGGAGACGACGAAGGCCGGTCCGTACGACAACTGGCCGACGGGCAACGGCTTCGAGTACTTCTACGGATTCCTCGCCGGCGAGGCGTCGCAGTACGAGCCGAACCTCGTGCGCAACACGACGAGCGTCCTGCCGCCGAAGTCGCCCGAGGAGGGCTACCACCTCAGCGAGGACATCGCCGACGACGCGATCGCGTGGCTGCGCGACCACAAGGCGCTCGCACCCGACAAGCCGTTCTTCATGTACTGGGCGACCGGGGCGATCCACGGTCCGCACCACATCATGAAGGAGTGGGCCGACAAGTACGCCGGCGTCTTCGACGACGGCTGGGACGCCTACCGTGAGGACGCCCACGCGGGAGCGAAGGCCGCGGGCTGGATCCCCGAGGACGCCGAGCTCACGCCCCGCCCGGAGTCGCTGCAGGGGTGGGACGAGATCCCCGACCACCAGAAGGCGTTCCAGGCGCGGCTCATGGAGGTGTGCGCGGGGTTCGGTGAGCACGCGGACGTGCAGGCGGGCCGTCTCGTCGACGAGCTCGATCGCCTCGGCTACCTCGGCAACACGATCGTCATCTACATCTGGGGCGACAACGGCTCGTCGGGCGAGGGCCAGAACGGCACGATCAGCGAGCTGCTCGCGCAGAACATGATCCCCACGACGATCGATCAGCACCTCGCCGCGCTCGACGAGCTCGGCGGCCTCGACGCGCTCGGCACCCCGGCGACGGACAACCAGTACCACGCGGCCTGGGCGTGGGCGGGGTCCACGCCGTATCAGGGCATGAAGCTCATGGCCTCGCACCTCGGCGGCACGCGCAATCCGCTCTTCATCCAGTGGCCGGGGCACATCGAGCCCGACCGCGTGCCCCGCACGCAGTTCCACCACGTCATCGACGTCGCACCGACGATCTACGAGATCCTCGGCATCTCGCATCCCGAGACGGTCAACGGCGTCCACCAGGACCCGATCGACGGCACGAGCTTCGCGTACTCCATCGACGACAAGACGGCCGAGGGCCGGCACCGCGTGCAGTACTTCGAGGTCATGGCGAGCCGTGCGATCTACCAGGACGGCTGGATGGCGTCGACGACGGGTCCGCGCCTGCCGTGGGTGCCCGGTGCTCCTCCGGGAATCCGCACGTGGACGCCCGACGAGGACACCTGGGAGCTCTACCACCTCGACGAGGACTGGAGCCAGGCGCACGACATCGCCCAGGAGCATCCCGAGAAGCTCGCGGGTCTCAAGGAGCTCTTCGCGATCGAGGCGGCGAAGAACAGCGTGCTGCCGATCGGCGGAGGCCTGTGGGTCCCCGTCTATCACCCCGAGTTCCGCATCTCGCCGCCCTACCAGGAGTGGGAGATGACCGGCGACACGACGCGTGTGCCCGAATTCAGCGCACCGGCCCTCGGCAACAAGCCGAACACCGTGACGATCACGGCGAACGTCGGCGACAAGGCGAACGGCGTGCTGTACAAGCTCGGCGGTGCCGGCGGCGGTCTCACGGCGTACGTCGTCGACGGCGTCCTCACGTACGAGTACAACCTGTTCCTCGTGCAGCGGACGATCATCGCAGCACCCGATCCGCTCCCCGCCGGAGACGTCACGATCGTGATCGAGACGACCTACGTCGAGCCGCGACCCGGGGGACCTCTCGAGGTCGTGCTGAAGGTGAACGGCGACGAGGTCGCCTCCGGAGTCGTGCCCGTGAGCGCACCGCTCCTCTTCTCGGCGAACGACTGCCTCGACATCGGGCGGGCGTACGGCGGCGCCGTCTCGCGCGCGTACGCCGAGCGGATGCCGTTCGCCTTCGACGGGCGGATCGACCGCGTGCACGTCGCGTACGCCACGTCCGCCTGACCCGGTTGACCCAGACGACTCCCGCGCCGAAGCGCCGTCGATCCCTCGCCCGGGACGTCGGCGCGGGGGTCGTCGTCGGCGTGGAGAGCGTGCCCGACGGGCTGGCGATGGGCCTGCTCGCCGGTGTCAATCCGCTCGCCGGGCTGTACGCCTATCTGTTCGGAATGGTCGGGGCGGCGCTCTTCACGAGCAGCTCCTTCATGGTCGTGCAGACGACCGGGGCGATCGCCCTCGTCGTCTCGGACACGGGATTCGCGACGCGACCAGACCCGGATCGTGCCCTGTTCACCCTCTCGATGCTGACGGGCGCCATCCTCCTCGTCGCGGGCCTCGCGCAGGTGGGGCGCCTCGTGCGGTTCGTGCCGACGGCGGTCATGACCGGCTTCCTCACGGCCGTCGGCGTCAACATCGTGCTGGGCCAGCTCGCGAACCTGACCGGGTACGCCGCCCCGTACGACAATCGCGTCGCGAAGCTCATCGACACCGCGATCCATCCCGGCCAGTGGAGCGTCGCGTCGATCGCCGTCGGTCTCGTCACAATCGCGATCATCCTGGCACTGCAGCAGACGCGCATCGGAGGCATCGGCCTCGTCATCGCGATCGTCGCCGGAAGCGGCCTGGCCGCCGCCCTCAACGCGTGGGCCGGGGCATCCGTCGCGCTCATCGGCGACCTCGTGGCGGTGCCGAACGGCCTGCCACGCCCCGTCCTGCCGACCTGGGACGACATGCTGTTCCTCGTCGTCCCGGCCTTCTCGATCGCGCTCATCTGCGTCGTGCAGGGCGCCGGCGTATCGACGGGACTGCCAACCCCCGACGGCCGGAGGCCGAACGTCTCACGCGACATCGTCGCCCAGGGCGCCGGCAACCTGATCGCGGGCGTCTTCCAGGGCATGCCGGTGGGCGGCTCGATGGGCTCGTCGTCGATCGTCGTCGCAGCGGGGGCCAGGACGCGCGCGGCCCTGTTCCTCGCCGGAGCGTGCATGGTCGTCGTCATCCTGTTCGCGGCGGAGACGGTCGCGTACGTCGCGATGCCGGCCCTCGCCGGTCTTCTCATCGTCATCGGGGCCGGGGCGATCAAACCGGCGCGGATCCGTTCGGTGCTGGGCACCGGACCGCTCCAGACCGTCATCATGGCGGTCACGTTCGTGCTGACGATCCTCATCCCGCTGCAGTTCGCGGTGCTCGTCGGGGTCGGGCTCGGGATGGTCATGTTCGTGGTGCAGCAGTCCAACCGCGTACGTGTGCGCGAGCTGCGGCTGTCCGACGACGGCGGGATGCGCGAGGTCGACCCCGTCCCCTGGATCGGCCGCGGCACCGTCACCGTGCTGCAGCCCTACGGCAGCCTCTTCTTCGCCAGCGCGCCGACCCTCGAGCGGCAGCTGCCGGCGATCTCGCGGGCCTCGAGCGGTGCCGTGGTGATCCTGCGCCTTCGCGGGATCGACCAGATCGGCCTCACGACGATCGACGTGCTCCGCCGCTATGCGGCCGCACTCGGGGAGGCCGGCTCGACGCTCAAGCTCGTCGTGAGCGACAAGGACGTCCTGACGCAGATCCGGGCGAGCGGGCTGGCGAGCGCGATCGGCCCCGACAACCTCTACGAGGGCAGCGAATGGGTCGGCGCGACCGTCCGCCGCGCCTATGCCGACGCCCGCGAGGAGGTCGCGAATGCGCGGTGAGCCTCCGCGGGAATGGGATGCTTCGACGATGACTCCCCCTGCCCCCGACATGGTCCTCCTCCCCGCCGGAGCCTTCACGATGGGAAGCGATGAGTTCTACCCGGACGAGCGTCCCGTGCACGAGCGCTCGGTCGAGTCGTTCTGGATCGACCGGCACCAGGTGACGAACGCCGACTTCGCGCGGTTCGTGGAGGAGACGGGGTACGTCACGGTCGCTGAGCGGCCGCTCTCGGCATCCGACTATCCGGAGCTCGCCGCCGAAGAACTCGTGCCCGGCTCGCTCGTCTTCACCCCGACGCCCGGCCCCGTCGACCTGCGCGACTGGCGGCAGTGGTGGCGCTGGGAGCCCGGCGCACAGTGGCGCCACCCGGAGGGCGCCGGGTCGTCCATCGACGACCGCATGACGCATCCCGTCGTGCAGGTCGCGCTGGAGGATGCCGATGCCTACGCACAGTGGGCGGGCAAGCGGCTGCCGACCGAGGCGGAGTTCGAGTACGCCGCGCAGGGCGGTCGCGGGGGTGCCGCGTTCGCGTGGGGGGATGCCGCGTTCCCGGGCGGCGTCGCGCAGGCGAACACGTGGATCGGCCACTTCCCTTATGACAACCAGGGCCGGTTCGGCGCGACCACCGCCCCCGTCGGGTCGTACCCCGCCAATGGCTACGGCCTCTTCGACACGATCGGGAACGTGTGGGAGTGGACGACCGACTACTACTCACCCCGTCACGTCGTGCCCGGCACGGAGCCGGTCGACCGCGGCGGGCGATCCGACCTCCTCGCCTCGGCGAGCGCGGAACCGGGCTCGCGCGTGCCGCGGCGGGTGCTCAAGGGCGGCTCCTACCTGTGTTCACCCGAGTACTGCCTGCGCTTCCGGCCAGCAGCCCGCTCACCGCAGGCCGACGACAGCTCGACGACGCACATCGGCTTCCGCTGCGTCCGCGATGCCTGAGGCCACGGCCGGGGGCGAACGACCCACCTTCACAACCGGTGAATCGGCTCCCGTCTGTGGCTACGGTTGTCCCATCCACACGAGCGTGCGCGACAGAAGCATCGACCTCTCGCGTGGCTTGGGCGGTGGTCGCCGAGCCTGATTGGTAAAGGACGCCATCGCGCGGAATGGCTGCTGGCGAGCGCTGCCTTTGAAGGGAGCCGCATCGAGCGCGTCGGCGGCCACACTCAACATGCCGCCTCGGCAATGCACGCATGAGGATCCGTTGCGTGCGGCGTGATCCGAGTACTCTGCTGACGAAACCTGCGCGGACAAGGGCCTAGAAGGTTGAGGGCGTCGGACACCGGCGCCCAGGGCAATGGGATGATCTCGGCGCCTCACCCCCGGAGATTGCCATGAGCGCGCTCAGCCCAGCACTGGGAGAAGGAG
This genomic interval carries:
- a CDS encoding GAP family protein gives rise to the protein MNGATVSLALGVAASPVPIIAVLALLLGRRARTAGVALLVGWAASIAIVVSVVTLIADRLPADALQGPRPVQGVIQLVLAASAVVLAIVSWVRQPRRGAAPRLPAWIKAVDSMSFPVACLAGVVLIPLSPKNLLLTASAGIELGAAELSPTETVIAIAVFTIVATSTVLIPVAAYLIAGTRLHRLLEVLRLWLIRRNSVITTILLLLLAVWLAANGIAIL
- a CDS encoding solute carrier family 23 protein, producing MTATTSPRPRRRTGGLGRPTGRDVVSGFVTGLFSIPEGMAYASIGNFSAPLGLWSGIVPTIVGSMFTRTVLMVTTLTSAIALTSQSVLKGAGLDPGDLGAVATLTVMVGVVMLVMGLLKLGSVMSYVSTAVMTGFTTGIALQIIAGVIHDATGYSPQSSNTVGKIVDAVANIDQWQLASVLVSAATIGVWVVVRFIKPIRSLATLVALLVVTVPVALLGLDVEYVSDIATIPRALPPLSLPDIAAIPALMTGAVAVALVALAQAAGISAAVGNPDGTRSDASKDFTAQGLANIAGGFFSALPTGGSMSRTGVATSAGARTRWSGIFAGLWLALIVLLVGPFAGYIPMPVIGGLMFVIGGELVAGRWDDIVLVFRTSALSAAALVVTFAATTALPLQQAIFIGAGLSIILSVVALSRTGRILEVVRQGDGWIVENPPQSLPSHRTTVLHYTGGSIFAEVNRLQEDWPLVKGTTDAAIVLSMRGSPMVPSATFLKALDQIVADLRAEGISLVLCGVPPKFAELLTHTGRLTHLGPENVVIETPRLAESLETAYARAETLRTEARNEASRDPKGA
- a CDS encoding arylsulfatase, which translates into the protein MTDESVIGAPLPPARTLPFPPKPSGSYAGRTLAESTYAPLPPERHLAEDAPNVLVVLIDDAGPALPAPLGGKVATPTLERIREGGVGYNRFHTTAMCSPTRASLLTGRNHHRVGAGQIAELAADWDGYSGHIPKSSATMAEVLRNYGYSTAAWGKWHNTPAEETTKAGPYDNWPTGNGFEYFYGFLAGEASQYEPNLVRNTTSVLPPKSPEEGYHLSEDIADDAIAWLRDHKALAPDKPFFMYWATGAIHGPHHIMKEWADKYAGVFDDGWDAYREDAHAGAKAAGWIPEDAELTPRPESLQGWDEIPDHQKAFQARLMEVCAGFGEHADVQAGRLVDELDRLGYLGNTIVIYIWGDNGSSGEGQNGTISELLAQNMIPTTIDQHLAALDELGGLDALGTPATDNQYHAAWAWAGSTPYQGMKLMASHLGGTRNPLFIQWPGHIEPDRVPRTQFHHVIDVAPTIYEILGISHPETVNGVHQDPIDGTSFAYSIDDKTAEGRHRVQYFEVMASRAIYQDGWMASTTGPRLPWVPGAPPGIRTWTPDEDTWELYHLDEDWSQAHDIAQEHPEKLAGLKELFAIEAAKNSVLPIGGGLWVPVYHPEFRISPPYQEWEMTGDTTRVPEFSAPALGNKPNTVTITANVGDKANGVLYKLGGAGGGLTAYVVDGVLTYEYNLFLVQRTIIAAPDPLPAGDVTIVIETTYVEPRPGGPLEVVLKVNGDEVASGVVPVSAPLLFSANDCLDIGRAYGGAVSRAYAERMPFAFDGRIDRVHVAYATSA
- a CDS encoding SulP family inorganic anion transporter, with amino-acid sequence MTQTTPAPKRRRSLARDVGAGVVVGVESVPDGLAMGLLAGVNPLAGLYAYLFGMVGAALFTSSSFMVVQTTGAIALVVSDTGFATRPDPDRALFTLSMLTGAILLVAGLAQVGRLVRFVPTAVMTGFLTAVGVNIVLGQLANLTGYAAPYDNRVAKLIDTAIHPGQWSVASIAVGLVTIAIILALQQTRIGGIGLVIAIVAGSGLAAALNAWAGASVALIGDLVAVPNGLPRPVLPTWDDMLFLVVPAFSIALICVVQGAGVSTGLPTPDGRRPNVSRDIVAQGAGNLIAGVFQGMPVGGSMGSSSIVVAAGARTRAALFLAGACMVVVILFAAETVAYVAMPALAGLLIVIGAGAIKPARIRSVLGTGPLQTVIMAVTFVLTILIPLQFAVLVGVGLGMVMFVVQQSNRVRVRELRLSDDGGMREVDPVPWIGRGTVTVLQPYGSLFFASAPTLERQLPAISRASSGAVVILRLRGIDQIGLTTIDVLRRYAAALGEAGSTLKLVVSDKDVLTQIRASGLASAIGPDNLYEGSEWVGATVRRAYADAREEVANAR
- a CDS encoding formylglycine-generating enzyme family protein, translated to MTPPAPDMVLLPAGAFTMGSDEFYPDERPVHERSVESFWIDRHQVTNADFARFVEETGYVTVAERPLSASDYPELAAEELVPGSLVFTPTPGPVDLRDWRQWWRWEPGAQWRHPEGAGSSIDDRMTHPVVQVALEDADAYAQWAGKRLPTEAEFEYAAQGGRGGAAFAWGDAAFPGGVAQANTWIGHFPYDNQGRFGATTAPVGSYPANGYGLFDTIGNVWEWTTDYYSPRHVVPGTEPVDRGGRSDLLASASAEPGSRVPRRVLKGGSYLCSPEYCLRFRPAARSPQADDSSTTHIGFRCVRDA